DNA sequence from the bacterium genome:
GCGGGCGCACCAGTCGGGATTATCCTCATTGTCTGAAGGGGCGAGTGATGGAAGCGGGGCGGAATGGGAGCAGGCGCATTGGCCGGTACCGCAGATGGTCTCCGTTTTGGGATCAAGCGGCACTTCCTCGCTATAGACACAGAGAAAATCCTTGGTGACGCATTTTTTGCCCAGCCGTTTCCGGACCATGCGGGCAAGGGGACACATCCGGGTACGGGAGAGTGGCCCGGCTTTGATCTGGGTCGGATCCAGTTTGGCGCCGGTCCCCATGCAGGAATAGACGGTGGTGCCGGCATCCAGACTGCGTTCGATCAGCATGACTTTGTACTGGAGGCTGTCTATCGCATCGAGGACATAGTCGTAGGTTTTGAGATCAAACTGTTCGCAGGTGCGCCCGGTATAGGCCAGATGGTGGGCGTCGATGGTGGCATAGGGATTGATGTCCAAAAGCCGTTTTTTGAGTTCCTCCACCTTGGATTTCCCGACATTCACCGTGGTGGCCTGGAGTTGCCGGTTGATATTGGTCGAGCAGACATCATCCGAATCCACCAGCGTCAGGTGTTCAACGCCGGAGCGGATCAGGGCCTCTGCGGTCCAACTGCCCACCCCGCCCACCCCGAACAGGGCTACGCGGATATGGGTCAGCCGATCCATGGCCGGCTTGCCCACCAGCATGGTGGTGCGATGAAAGAGGTGCCCGCGGCAGGGGGAAGGTGCTGCCCCGCTCATGGTGCTTTAGCCCGGGTGGTCAAGACCAGCACGGTCCGGGATGGCAAATAGGTCAAAATTGAGCCCGTGGTTCCGCCATACTCCCCCCAGGGGGCCAGTCGGCCAAACCCGCCAAATTCCGCCGCGTCACTATCGACGAGCAGTTGGTATTTTCCCGGCGGCACCGGGATGGGGTAGTCCGTAAAGGATTTCGAGGGGCTGAAGTTAAAGATGAACACAAGCCCGGCCCGTTCAAAGGCCAGCACCTGATCGGACACATGCTCATGCAGGAAATGCGGGCCGGGTGTTTCGATGAGCTTGTAATCCCGGCACAGGCCCATCATGGCTTTGTCGAACTCGGCCAGAAACCGGTAGCGGAGATTCGGGTCATCGCGCAGATTCCATTGGCGGCGCGCATAGTGATAGCTCCAGTGATTGCCTTCCCGCGGGAAGTCAATCCATTCGGGATGCCCGAATTCATTTCCCATGAAATTGAGATACCCGTGCCCCGCGGTCGCCAGCGTGACCAACCGGATCATCTTGTGCAGGGCCATTCCCCGCTCGACCCGGAGATTATCCTGGGAGACGCTCATGGACGTGTACATGTCGGCATCAATCAGGCGGAAAATAATGGTTTTATCCCCCACCAGGGCCTGGTCATGGGATTCCGCGTAGGAAATGGTCTTCTCATCCTGGCGCCGGTTGGTCAATTCGTAATAGAGCGTGCCGACGTTCCATTGCTCGTCGGGAACCTCCTTGATGAGCTTGATCCAGTGGTCCGGCGTTCCCATGGCGAGGCGGAAATCAAAGCCAATGCCGCCATTTTGAAGAGGCGTTCCCAACCCGGGCATCCCGCTGACATCTTCGGCAATGGTCATGGCATCCGGCCGGACCGTATGGATGACCTGATTGGCGAGCGACAGGTAGGCGACGGCATCGTCATCCACATTCGCCCCGTAATAGTCATCATAGCAGGTGAAGGCCTTGCCCAGTCCGTGGTCGTAATAGAGCATGCTGGTAACGCCATCAAAGCGGTAGCCGTCGAACCGGTATTCGTCCAGCCAGAACCGGCAGTTGGAGAGCAGGAAGTGGAGCACCTCGGTTTTGCCATAGTTGAAGCAGCGCGAGTCCCAGGCCACATGATCGCCACGTGCCCCTTCATGGAAATACTGCGTCAGGGTGCCGTCGAACCGGCTTAAGCCCTCGGTTTCGTTCCGGACCGAATGAGAATGCACCAGGTCCATGATGACGGCCAGTCCGGCGCCATGCGCGGCGTCAATCAGGGATTTCAGCTCTTCCGGGGTGCCAAAGCGCGAGGAGGCGGCGAAGTAATTGCTGACGTGGTAGCCGAACGAACCATAGTAGGGATGTTCCTGAATGGCCATCAGCTGCAGGGTGTTATAGCCGGCGGCCACAACCCGGGGCAGAATCTTTTCTTCAAACTCCCGATAGGTACCCAGGCGGGCCTCCGGTTGGGCCATGCCGACGTGAGCCTCATACACCCGGGGGGCGTCAGCACCTCGTTTGAAGGAACCGTTTTTCCAGACATAGGGTTGTTCCGGCCACCAGACCTGGGCACTGAAGATCTTGGTGTGTTCATCCTGTATGGCGCGACGCACATAGGAGGGGATGCGTTCCGCCCAGCCGCCCTGCCACACCACGAGGAGCTTGAAGAGATCTCCATGTTTCAAGGCATCAGCCGGAAGCGGCAGTTCCCAGACTCCGCTGGATGATACCCGGGTAAAGGCGAAAGCGGCGGTGGCTTTCCATCCGTTGAAATCGCCAATCAGTGAAATGGCGGTAGCATTTGGTGCCCATTCCCGAATGATCCAGTTTCCGCCAGCGAGCCGGTGAAGCCCGAAAAATTCATGACCGGACGCAAAGTCGGCCAGCGCCGTCTTGCCGAGGGTTAAGCGCTTTTCCGTCGCCCGGGCAAGCTGGAGCCGGCGCCGAATGACGGATTCAAACGGTTTCAGGTAGGGATCCCGTTGAACCAGCGGCAACTCGGAGGTCATGTCTTGAGAGGGGTCTGTCATGTCATCTGAATCTTATGCCCGGAACACTTCAAACGTGCGGGACTGGCCATCGGCCCGTTGAATTCGCACAGTGATAATGCCATCACTGTCGCAAGTATAGGTTTCCAGGGCTTCGCCTGCGAGATCATTTCTGTGGAAAATCTGGGCCGGGGTCAGCATCTCATTGACGGCCAGCGTGGTGTCATAGGGGAACAGGATTTCGGACCAGGTCCGTAAGCCGGCCTCCGGTTTTCCTTCGGCATCTACCGAGGTGCATTCCAGGTAGCGGAACCGGCCGATATTATGGCATGGCTGGTAACGGACCTCGGTCGAAATCGGGGCCTCCCCGCGGGCGGGAAGCCGTAAGCCGGCTTGAAACACCGGGGCAAAGACTTCGCGGGTCCCGTGGTCAGCCAACCGGATCACGCCGAAATGACGGGCGAATACCTCGTGCACCCGCATGGTCTCCACGCTTTGGATGGCGGCACCCATGGAGGTGGCGCTGAAGGGCTTGTCCGTGGTGAAGAGTTTCACTTTCGGGAACCGGTGCGCAATCAGTTTTCCCACCAGTGGCAGACGGGAGGAACCGCCCACCAGATAGATGGTTTCAAGTTCATCGTTGCCCGCCGCTGTGATGACTTCTTCAAGCTTTGCCACGGCCGGCTCGATCAGGTCGGTCAGCTGTTTTTCGTAGGCGGCCGCCGTCACTTTGACCGGATTGCCCGACAGTCCGATTTCCTCGGGGTCCATCGTGAGGGTCCGGGACTGGCCGGCGCTGAGCCGTTCTTTTTCACGGCAGGCATGCATAAGGAGCAGGGTGCGGTGAAAAGGGGAAAGCTCGAGGAGTTTGATTTTCAACTTCTCGCAGAAGAGCTCGGCCAGGATGCCGTCAAAATCATCCCCGCCCAGATTCTCGATGCCCGCTGAACTGAGTACGGTGTAATCGGTGGCGTGGATGCGCACAACGGAGGCGTCGAAGGTGCCCCCGCCCAGATCGAATACGGCGACCGTCATCTTGGACTGGCGCGCCTTGGCCCGGTTGCCATGTACCATCCGGTCCGCCAACTCGATGGCCGCCGCGGAGGGTTCGTTCAAGGTGCTGATGACCGAGAAACCGGCCTCCTTGAAGGCCGAGCGGGTCAGGTGGCGCTGGGCCCCATTGGCATTCGCCGGCCAGGTGAGCACGACTTCAAGGGGTTCTGCGGCGCCCACAATCCCTGAGGCGCGCACGGACGCGTAGATTGCCCGGGTGAACTGCTGGAAGGTGTCCCGCATGTCCAGACCGCCGGGAATGGAGTCGGTGGCAATCCGCATTCCATCCACATAGTTCCGGAACAGCCGTTTGAAGGAGCGGACCGGGATATAGCGCTGGGCCGCCCCGGGTTCGGCCAGTGAACGTTCGGCTTCGGCGCCGAAGCGGAGTCCGCGCGTGGTGGTGTCGTAGACGAAGAAGGAGGGAAACGCTTCGCGGGCGACCCGGCCGATGGCGGTATCCGTGACATGCGGAACCAGGGGATAACGCCCCCGATCCGCACAGACGACCACGGTATTCGTGGTGCCGTAATCTATTCCCAGGCGTGCCATAATTATGCCCTCCGGTTGACTGCCACCAGGGCCTTGGCCACGATGATGCCGCGTGAGGTGTGAAACCCCGGGCGCAAGGTTTCCATGATGATACCGTCGGGAAGGGAGGAGTCGGAAACTTCGCGGGAGACGGTGTGGATCAGGGGATCGACGTGCTCCAGGCGTTCCGCCTCGAACTTCATGGCTCCCAGATCGGACAGCAGGGCATCCATCTGTTCGGCAATACGCCGGGCTTCTCCGCCCGCCGAGGCCGCGCTGTTCCGGATGGTGACCAGTTCCCGGATCACATCGTTCATGCGGGCTTCCATCAGATCATTCAGGACCCGGCGCAAGGCGTCCACTTCCTCCATGGAGCCGGTGGTGACCGGGGCCATCTGCCGGGAGAATTGCGTACGGAGGGCTGTGATTTCCTGACGGAGCGCTTCAATACCGGTAACGGGGGTGGGGGGCACCGCTTTCGTTTTCACGGGGGAGGCGATTTTGACGGGGGGGCGCACGACGGGTTTCACGACGGGCTTAAGAATCGCTTTTTTCGCAACAGTCTTGACGGCGGGTTTGCTGCCGGCTTTGGCGACAGTCTTAGTGAGTTTCATTTTCATTGGTATTTATCCTTCTTTACATTCAAACGAGTTCAACAGGTGAAACAGACTAGAACAGATTGTCAAAAAATCAAGTTCAAAACCTTAGGCGTCTACCTGATTTATGGCATGTATTATTGCATGAATGTGGTCACGGAAGCCGAGGGGGTTGCTTCGGCGGTGCTCCTGCGCGCGGTTGAGCCTCTGGAGGGGATCGTCGACCGGACGCAGGGTCCCGGCCTGCTATGCCTGGCGATGGGCATCGACCATAAGTTGAACCGGCATGATCTTCTGAGTGAAGAGTTCTATATTGCTGACGATGGGCCTACCGTATTCAGGATGGTGAAGCGGCCCCGGATCGGAGTGGATTACGCCGGGGCCTGGGCCAGACGGCATCTGCGCTTCTATATTGCCGGCAATCCCTTTGTATCGCGACGGTAGCGTCGAGCTTTGAGCTTGAACAGAGTGCAGGGCACCCCTATGATGCCTCTCGATTTCAACAATGCCCCGGTAGCTCAGCTGGACAGAGCAGCCGTTTCCTAAACTGCAGGTCGCGCGTTCGAACCGCGCCCGGGGTACCACTCTTCAGATTCATGTGAATATTTCCCGTGATCAAACGTCTATCTTAACAAAGGGGCGTTAGTGAACTTCCCAAAGAGAGAACTCACATGAATAAGATAATGAAAATTTCAGCAGTAATCGTGGCGGTGATGTTGGCGGGGTCGGTCACAATGGCGGATCCTTATGGGTGCAGGAGCGGTTATTCCAGCCACTCCGGCGGGTATGATCATGGACGACATGGCGGCTATTACCATGGGGATTACGGGGGACTGGCGCTTGGGCTGTTTGGCGTGGCGGCCATTGCCGCCGTGGCCTGTGCGGTAAGTCAGCCTGAACCGGTCTATGTCCAGAGGCAGGTGGTGTATGCCCCGCCTCCTGTTGTCTATGTGGCGCAACCCGCGCAAGTGGTGTATCAACCTGCGCCCGTTCAGATGGAATATGTGCAGCAACCCATATCCATGGTCATCAATGTCCAGAATTCGAATGGGTCCATGACCCCGGTAACGCTCCGGCAGATTGGCAACCAGTGGGTGGGGCCAAGGGGCGAGTACTACGACAATCTGCCAACCATCGGTCAATTACGGACGATTTACGGGTTCTGACCTGCGAGAACGTTGAGAGGAAGACTTCACCACTGATTGGGGAAATGAAGGAAATCTAGATAATGTTAGGCGATTTGATGTCTGGCGAGTACCCCAGCCATCAAATCGCCTAACGGTTTTCCTTAATTGAAGAAGCACCATGGCGGGATTTTTGGATCGGGTACTCCCGAACAAGAAATGCCGCCATATTGTTTGATCTTCGCGGTCTTCGTGTGTTTCTGTTCAAGCTTTTCTCTTAATCTGGATTTCTTTTATTTCTTAAATTAGTGGTGAAGTCTTTTCCGGGTTCTGAACTTTCTTTCTTTGCTTTGTGGCAGGTTGTGGCTAATGTTTCCCCTCAACACATTAAGGGAGCAGCATGAACGTTTCAGGTAAGTTGGTCGAAATTTTCGAGACCGTGAAGATCAAAGACTCTTTTCAAAAACGCGAATTCGTCCTTGAATACGCAAGCAACCCTAAATATCCGGAACTCGTTAAGTTTGAACTGGTTCAGGATAAATGCAACCTGCTGGATAGCTTCAAAGCGGGGCAGGATGTGTCGGTGGAGTTTGATCTGCGTGGCCGGAAATGGACCGATCAGAAGGGCGTGGTCAAATATTTCAATACCCTGCAGGCCTGGCGTTTGAGTGCCGCAGACGGCGCTTCCGGCGGTTCTCCGGCTGACCAGGATGGCCCGCCCGTGGAAGATTCAGAGGATTTCAGCACGGAAAAAGATGGTGGATTGCCGTTTTGATGACCTGATTCAAAAAAAATTACAATAAAACCGATAGGTCATCCGTTTTGCAGGGTAGTTGGTTGTTTTGTTAACAATAGTTAGGATTAATGAAAGGATCAGTATTATGAAATTGTTAGGTTTATTCGGGTTGAGTGCAATTGTTGCGGCATCTTTGTCAATGACGGCCTCGGCCGAAGAAGTCA
Encoded proteins:
- a CDS encoding tRNA threonylcarbamoyladenosine dehydratase → MSGAAPSPCRGHLFHRTTMLVGKPAMDRLTHIRVALFGVGGVGSWTAEALIRSGVEHLTLVDSDDVCSTNINRQLQATTVNVGKSKVEELKKRLLDINPYATIDAHHLAYTGRTCEQFDLKTYDYVLDAIDSLQYKVMLIERSLDAGTTVYSCMGTGAKLDPTQIKAGPLSRTRMCPLARMVRKRLGKKCVTKDFLCVYSEEVPLDPKTETICGTGQCACSHSAPLPSLAPSDNEDNPDWCARKTQVNGTAVHVTAVFGFTLAGLVIQDVVKKAS
- a CDS encoding alpha amylase C-terminal domain-containing protein; this encodes MTDPSQDMTSELPLVQRDPYLKPFESVIRRRLQLARATEKRLTLGKTALADFASGHEFFGLHRLAGGNWIIREWAPNATAISLIGDFNGWKATAAFAFTRVSSSGVWELPLPADALKHGDLFKLLVVWQGGWAERIPSYVRRAIQDEHTKIFSAQVWWPEQPYVWKNGSFKRGADAPRVYEAHVGMAQPEARLGTYREFEEKILPRVVAAGYNTLQLMAIQEHPYYGSFGYHVSNYFAASSRFGTPEELKSLIDAAHGAGLAVIMDLVHSHSVRNETEGLSRFDGTLTQYFHEGARGDHVAWDSRCFNYGKTEVLHFLLSNCRFWLDEYRFDGYRFDGVTSMLYYDHGLGKAFTCYDDYYGANVDDDAVAYLSLANQVIHTVRPDAMTIAEDVSGMPGLGTPLQNGGIGFDFRLAMGTPDHWIKLIKEVPDEQWNVGTLYYELTNRRQDEKTISYAESHDQALVGDKTIIFRLIDADMYTSMSVSQDNLRVERGMALHKMIRLVTLATAGHGYLNFMGNEFGHPEWIDFPREGNHWSYHYARRQWNLRDDPNLRYRFLAEFDKAMMGLCRDYKLIETPGPHFLHEHVSDQVLAFERAGLVFIFNFSPSKSFTDYPIPVPPGKYQLLVDSDAAEFGGFGRLAPWGEYGGTTGSILTYLPSRTVLVLTTRAKAP
- a CDS encoding DUF3127 domain-containing protein produces the protein MNVSGKLVEIFETVKIKDSFQKREFVLEYASNPKYPELVKFELVQDKCNLLDSFKAGQDVSVEFDLRGRKWTDQKGVVKYFNTLQAWRLSAADGASGGSPADQDGPPVEDSEDFSTEKDGGLPF
- a CDS encoding Hsp70 family protein, whose translation is MARLGIDYGTTNTVVVCADRGRYPLVPHVTDTAIGRVAREAFPSFFVYDTTTRGLRFGAEAERSLAEPGAAQRYIPVRSFKRLFRNYVDGMRIATDSIPGGLDMRDTFQQFTRAIYASVRASGIVGAAEPLEVVLTWPANANGAQRHLTRSAFKEAGFSVISTLNEPSAAAIELADRMVHGNRAKARQSKMTVAVFDLGGGTFDASVVRIHATDYTVLSSAGIENLGGDDFDGILAELFCEKLKIKLLELSPFHRTLLLMHACREKERLSAGQSRTLTMDPEEIGLSGNPVKVTAAAYEKQLTDLIEPAVAKLEEVITAAGNDELETIYLVGGSSRLPLVGKLIAHRFPKVKLFTTDKPFSATSMGAAIQSVETMRVHEVFARHFGVIRLADHGTREVFAPVFQAGLRLPARGEAPISTEVRYQPCHNIGRFRYLECTSVDAEGKPEAGLRTWSEILFPYDTTLAVNEMLTPAQIFHRNDLAGEALETYTCDSDGIITVRIQRADGQSRTFEVFRA